One segment of Bacteroides caecimuris DNA contains the following:
- a CDS encoding SLBB domain-containing protein: MTTQKNFNVFLFILLLGVFSPLMAQTMSDSQVLEYVKEGIKQGKEQKQLASELARKGVTKEQAMRVKQLYEQQNNVNASNAAGTDVNESRLREEMDENTSDILEDRPGTEDLARSNQVFGRNIFNTRNLTFEPSVNIATPLNYRLGPGDEVIIDIWGASQNTIRQQISPDGTINIQKIGPVNLSGMTIAEANDYLKRTLNKIYNGLNNTNDPTSDIRLTLGGIRTIQINVMGEVVQPGTYSLSSFSTVFHALYRAGGVSDIGSLRNVQLVRNGKNIATIDVYQFIMKGNIQDDIRLQEGDVVIVPAYEVLVKIDGKVKRPMRFEMKKDENLSTLISYAGGFDADAYTRSLRVVRQNGQEYEVNTVKDLDYSVYKMRNGDVVTAEAILNRFTNKLEIRGAVYRPGIYQLNGRLNTVRELVNEAQGLTGDAFLNRAVLYRQREDLTTEVVPVDIKAIMDGTSQNIILTKNDILYIPSIHDLEDRGDVVIHGEVAKPDSYSYADNMTLEDLIIQAGGLREAASVVRVDVSRRIRNPYSTVDNDTIGRTYTFSLKEGFVVDGTPGFVLQPYDEVYVRRSPGYQAQQNVSVEGEILFEGSYAMTSRTERLSDLIRKAGGSTKNAYLRGAKLTRVATEGEKKRMEDVLRLMSRQLGEAMMDSLDIHVEDHFTVGIDLEKALANPGSTADIVLREGDVVFIPKSTNTVKINGAVMVPNTVSYISGKHIDYYLNQAGGYADNAKKSKKFIVYMNGQVTKVKGSGKKQIEPGCEIIVPSRSKKRTNMGEILGYATSFSSLGMMIASLANLIKK, translated from the coding sequence ATGACGACACAAAAAAACTTTAACGTATTTTTATTTATTCTGCTGTTGGGAGTTTTCTCTCCTTTGATGGCTCAAACCATGAGCGACTCCCAGGTATTGGAGTATGTCAAAGAGGGGATCAAGCAGGGAAAAGAACAAAAGCAACTCGCCTCCGAACTGGCACGCAAAGGCGTGACCAAGGAACAGGCCATGCGTGTGAAGCAGCTCTATGAGCAACAGAACAATGTCAATGCCTCCAACGCTGCCGGTACGGATGTCAATGAATCACGCCTTCGTGAAGAGATGGACGAGAACACTTCCGATATACTGGAAGACCGTCCTGGTACTGAAGACCTTGCCCGTAGCAACCAGGTTTTCGGACGCAACATCTTCAATACCCGTAACCTGACTTTTGAACCCAGTGTCAACATCGCCACCCCTTTAAATTACCGCCTGGGTCCGGGTGATGAAGTGATCATCGACATCTGGGGAGCCAGCCAGAACACGATCCGCCAACAGATCTCCCCTGACGGCACGATCAACATCCAGAAAATCGGTCCCGTCAACCTGAGCGGTATGACTATTGCTGAAGCCAATGACTATCTCAAGCGAACATTAAACAAGATATATAATGGTCTCAATAATACGAATGACCCTACTTCTGACATCCGTCTGACTCTGGGCGGCATCCGTACTATCCAGATCAATGTGATGGGTGAAGTGGTCCAGCCGGGCACTTATTCCCTTTCTTCCTTCTCTACTGTCTTCCATGCGCTTTACCGTGCCGGAGGAGTCAGCGACATAGGCAGCCTCCGCAATGTCCAACTGGTGCGTAACGGCAAAAACATCGCCACGATCGACGTCTACCAGTTCATCATGAAAGGCAACATCCAGGATGACATCCGCCTTCAGGAAGGCGATGTGGTGATTGTTCCCGCCTATGAGGTCCTGGTCAAGATCGACGGGAAAGTGAAACGCCCGATGCGTTTCGAAATGAAGAAGGACGAGAACCTGTCCACCCTTATCAGTTACGCCGGTGGCTTTGACGCCGACGCTTACACCCGTTCACTGCGTGTGGTACGCCAAAACGGGCAGGAATATGAAGTGAACACGGTCAAAGACCTTGACTATAGTGTCTATAAAATGCGTAACGGTGATGTCGTGACCGCCGAGGCCATCCTCAACCGCTTCACTAATAAGCTTGAAATCCGTGGTGCCGTTTACCGCCCCGGCATCTACCAGCTCAACGGCAGACTGAATACGGTCCGCGAACTGGTTAACGAAGCCCAAGGCTTGACGGGTGATGCTTTCCTGAACCGTGCCGTCCTTTATCGCCAGCGTGAGGACCTCACTACTGAAGTTGTCCCTGTTGACATTAAAGCCATCATGGATGGCACTTCCCAAAATATTATCCTGACGAAAAACGACATTCTTTATATTCCGAGCATCCATGATCTGGAAGATAGGGGGGATGTTGTCATCCACGGCGAAGTGGCAAAACCGGATTCCTATTCTTACGCTGACAATATGACGCTTGAAGACCTGATTATTCAGGCAGGTGGCTTGCGTGAAGCCGCTTCTGTAGTCCGTGTGGATGTCTCTCGCAGAATCAGGAATCCCTATAGTACAGTGGATAACGATACTATCGGCCGGACATATACATTCTCCCTGAAAGAAGGCTTTGTTGTCGACGGTACACCGGGTTTTGTGCTTCAACCGTACGATGAGGTTTATGTACGCCGCAGCCCGGGCTATCAGGCCCAACAGAATGTATCAGTTGAAGGTGAAATCCTGTTCGAAGGCTCCTACGCCATGACCAGCCGTACGGAACGTCTTTCCGATTTGATCCGTAAAGCCGGCGGTTCCACCAAAAACGCCTACCTGCGCGGTGCCAAGTTGACCCGTGTCGCCACTGAGGGTGAGAAGAAACGTATGGAAGATGTGCTTCGCTTAATGAGCCGTCAGTTAGGTGAGGCTATGATGGATTCTTTGGATATTCATGTGGAAGACCATTTTACGGTGGGCATTGATTTGGAGAAAGCTTTGGCTAATCCGGGTAGCACGGCTGATATTGTCTTGCGTGAGGGTGATGTTGTCTTTATTCCCAAAAGTACCAATACGGTTAAGATCAATGGTGCTGTGATGGTTCCTAATACTGTTTCTTATATATCTGGTAAGCATATCGATTATTATTTGAATCAGGCGGGTGGTTATGCTGACAATGCGAAGAAGAGCAAGAAGTTCATCGTTTACATGAATGGTCAGGTGACTAAGGTCAAGGGTAGCGGTAAGAAGCAAATCGAGCCCGGTTGTGAGATCATTGTTCCCAGCAGATCGAAGAAGCGTACTAATATGGGTGAAATCCTGGGATACGCCACTTCTTTCAGTTCTTTGGGTATGATGATTGCCTCTCTTGCCAATTTAATCAAGAAATAA
- a CDS encoding UpxY family transcription antiterminator, translating into MILTKSKSVNAGPISGTGEGVAHSKRWYVALVRMHHEKKVAERLSKMGIDSFVPVQQQIHQWSDRRKVVDTVLLPMMVFVHVTPKERMEVLSFSTVSRYMVMRGESAPAVIPDEQMARFRFMLDYSEEAVCMNDTPLARGEKVRVIKGPLSGLVGELVTVGGKSKIAVRLNMLGCACVDMPIGYVEPIKISNDDTKKL; encoded by the coding sequence ATGATTTTAACGAAGTCAAAATCAGTAAATGCCGGGCCTATAAGTGGGACAGGGGAAGGCGTAGCACACTCAAAACGTTGGTATGTGGCACTCGTTCGTATGCATCACGAGAAGAAGGTTGCCGAACGTTTGTCTAAGATGGGAATTGATTCTTTTGTTCCCGTCCAGCAGCAGATCCATCAATGGAGCGACCGTCGGAAGGTGGTTGACACCGTTTTGCTTCCCATGATGGTTTTTGTCCATGTCACTCCCAAAGAGCGTATGGAAGTCCTTAGCTTCTCCACAGTCAGCCGTTATATGGTGATGCGTGGTGAAAGCGCTCCTGCCGTTATTCCTGACGAGCAGATGGCCCGTTTCCGTTTCATGCTCGATTATTCCGAAGAAGCAGTCTGTATGAATGACACTCCATTGGCGCGTGGCGAGAAAGTCCGTGTGATCAAAGGCCCTTTGAGCGGTCTTGTCGGCGAACTCGTGACCGTCGGGGGGAAGAGTAAGATTGCCGTTCGTTTAAATATGCTTGGCTGTGCTTGTGTAGATATGCCAATCGGTTATGTAGAACCCATAAAGATTAGTAATGACGACACAAAAAAACTTTAA
- a CDS encoding tyrosine-type recombinase/integrase has product MEKNRFTICANNYINCLRQEGRYSTAHVYKHAIRSFSRFCGTQSITFSKINRETLKRYSNYLLASRLKPNTISTYMRMLRSIYNRGVDTHQAPYVHGLFREVFTGVDTRQKKAIPIGELHMLLNKDPQSEKLRRTQAIANLLFQFCGMPFSDLAHLEKSNLKQGLLKYNRLKTGTPMSIEVLESAHNAIGGLYNKNDARSPDYPDYLFRILSGAYKRDEEEAYREYQSALRRFNNDLKSLSKKLRISSSVTSYTLRHSWATTAKYRGVSIEMISESLGHKSIKTTQIYLKGFELEERTKVNKLNYSYVCSFKMF; this is encoded by the coding sequence ATGGAAAAAAATCGATTTACCATTTGCGCAAACAATTACATCAATTGTTTGCGACAAGAGGGGCGTTATTCTACGGCCCACGTGTATAAACACGCTATTCGTTCTTTTTCGCGGTTTTGTGGGACCCAATCCATTACGTTTAGTAAGATAAACCGCGAAACTCTCAAGAGGTATAGCAATTATCTGTTGGCTTCCCGTTTGAAGCCTAATACGATTTCTACGTATATGCGTATGCTTCGTAGTATCTACAATCGCGGAGTCGATACGCATCAGGCTCCTTATGTACATGGCTTGTTCCGAGAGGTATTTACCGGGGTAGACACACGTCAGAAGAAAGCCATCCCGATCGGTGAACTTCACATGCTACTAAACAAAGATCCTCAATCGGAAAAACTTCGCCGGACACAGGCTATTGCCAATCTGTTATTTCAGTTTTGTGGAATGCCTTTTTCTGATTTGGCCCATCTGGAAAAATCCAATTTGAAACAAGGTCTTTTAAAGTACAATCGTCTCAAGACCGGTACTCCTATGAGTATAGAAGTGTTGGAGTCAGCGCACAATGCAATCGGGGGATTGTACAATAAAAACGATGCCCGGAGCCCAGATTATCCAGATTATCTTTTTCGAATATTAAGCGGAGCATACAAGAGAGACGAAGAGGAGGCCTATCGTGAATATCAGTCAGCCTTGAGACGTTTCAATAATGACTTGAAAAGCCTGTCCAAAAAATTAAGGATATCTTCATCCGTCACATCTTACACGCTCCGGCATTCTTGGGCTACGACTGCCAAGTACAGAGGTGTTTCTATCGAGATGATTAGCGAATCATTAGGGCACAAATCTATTAAAACAACACAGATATATTTAAAGGGTTTCGAATTGGAAGAAAGAACAAAAGTTAATAAATTGAATTATTCTTACGTATGTAGTTTTAAAATGTTCTGA
- a CDS encoding serine protease: protein MKKILILPLLLFFLIQGSMAQTPKWVEKAKRAVFSVVTYDKNDKMLNTGNGFFVSEDGLALSDYTLFKGAERAVVITAEGKQMPVSLILGANDMYDVVKFRVAITEKKVPALMVAKTAPAVGADAWMLPYSTQKSIACVTGKVKDVSKVAGEYHYYTLGMQMKDKMVSCPVVNAEGQVFGIAQKSSGVDTVTTCYAAGAAFAMSQKISALSLGDAALKKIGIRKGLPETEDQALVYLFMASSSLSGDDYEKLLDDFIRQFPANADGYLRRANYYAAKGKDDQTWYDKAVADFNQALKVAQKKDDVYYNIGKLIYAYQLSKPEKTYKNWTYDTALQNVRQAIAIDPLPIYIQMEGDILFAQQDYAGALAAYEKVNASNIASPATFFSAAKTKELAKGDPKEVVALMDSCIARCPQPITADFAPYLLERAQMNMNAGQPRNAMLDYDAYHTAVKGEVNDVFYYYREQAALKARQFQRALDDIAKAVEMNPTDLTYQAEHAVVNLRVGRYEEAIQILNNILKADPKYAEAYRLLGLCQIQLKKTDEACGNFKKAKELGDPNVDELITKYCK from the coding sequence ATGAAGAAGATTTTAATCCTACCTTTGCTGCTTTTCTTCCTGATACAGGGAAGCATGGCGCAAACTCCCAAATGGGTAGAGAAGGCAAAACGTGCAGTCTTCTCTGTGGTGACTTATGATAAGAATGATAAAATGCTGAATACCGGAAACGGATTTTTTGTGTCTGAAGACGGATTGGCTTTATCAGATTATACGCTTTTTAAAGGAGCCGAACGTGCGGTGGTAATCACTGCCGAAGGCAAGCAGATGCCGGTTAGCTTGATACTTGGGGCGAATGATATGTATGATGTCGTTAAGTTCCGTGTGGCTATCACCGAGAAGAAAGTGCCTGCGCTGATGGTGGCTAAAACAGCTCCGGCAGTGGGAGCCGATGCGTGGATGCTTCCTTATTCTACACAAAAAAGTATCGCTTGCGTTACTGGTAAGGTGAAAGATGTTTCCAAAGTAGCCGGAGAGTATCATTACTATACATTAGGTATGCAGATGAAAGATAAAATGGTGAGCTGTCCGGTGGTGAATGCCGAAGGTCAGGTGTTTGGTATTGCGCAGAAATCATCCGGCGTCGATACGGTGACTACTTGCTATGCCGCAGGAGCAGCTTTTGCCATGTCGCAGAAAATCAGTGCTCTTTCTTTGGGAGACGCTGCTTTGAAAAAGATTGGCATCCGGAAAGGTCTGCCTGAAACGGAAGACCAAGCATTAGTGTACTTGTTTATGGCATCTTCGAGCCTGTCGGGCGACGATTACGAAAAGCTGTTGGATGATTTTATCCGTCAGTTTCCTGCCAATGCGGATGGCTATCTTCGTCGTGCCAATTATTATGCAGCTAAAGGTAAAGACGATCAGACTTGGTATGATAAAGCAGTTGCCGACTTTAATCAAGCTTTGAAAGTGGCCCAGAAAAAAGATGATGTATATTATAATATAGGTAAGCTGATATATGCTTATCAATTGTCGAAGCCGGAAAAAACGTATAAAAACTGGACGTATGACACTGCTTTGCAGAATGTTCGTCAGGCAATCGCTATTGATCCGCTGCCTATTTATATTCAAATGGAAGGCGATATACTGTTTGCCCAGCAAGATTATGCCGGTGCTTTGGCAGCTTATGAAAAGGTAAATGCCAGCAACATTGCTTCTCCGGCCACTTTCTTTAGTGCTGCCAAGACGAAGGAACTGGCGAAAGGTGACCCGAAAGAAGTCGTAGCTTTAATGGATAGTTGTATTGCCCGCTGCCCGCAACCGATCACAGCAGATTTTGCTCCATATCTGTTGGAACGTGCGCAGATGAACATGAATGCCGGCCAACCACGCAATGCGATGCTCGATTATGATGCTTATCATACGGCAGTCAAAGGAGAAGTGAACGACGTATTCTATTACTATCGCGAACAGGCCGCTTTGAAAGCACGCCAATTCCAACGTGCCTTGGACGACATAGCTAAAGCAGTCGAAATGAATCCGACAGACCTGACCTATCAGGCGGAGCATGCAGTGGTAAACCTGCGTGTAGGACGTTATGAAGAAGCTATTCAGATTTTGAATAATATACTGAAGGCTGATCCTAAATATGCCGAGGCTTACCGCTTGCTGGGGCTTTGCCAGATACAGTTGAAGAAAACAGATGAAGCTTGCGGCAACTTTAAGAAAGCGAAAGAACTGGGTGATCCGAATGTCGATGAGTTGATTACCAAATACTGCAAGTAA
- the rlmB gene encoding 23S rRNA (guanosine(2251)-2'-O)-methyltransferase RlmB — protein MLDKSEMIFGVRAVIEAIQAGKEIDKILVKKDIQSDLSKELFAALKGLLIPVQRVPVERINRITRKNHQGVVAFISSVTYQKTEDLVPFLFEQGKNPFFVMLDGVTDVRNFGAIARTCECAAVDAVIIPARGSASVNADAVKTSAGALHTLPVCREQNLRSTLQYLKDSGFRIVAATEKGDYDYTKADYTGPLCIIMGAEDTGVSYDNLALCDEWVKIPMLGTIESLNVSVAAGILVYEAVKQRNND, from the coding sequence ATGTTGGATAAAAGTGAAATGATATTCGGTGTTCGTGCCGTGATAGAAGCCATTCAGGCAGGTAAAGAAATTGATAAAATTCTGGTAAAGAAAGACATTCAGAGTGATCTTTCCAAAGAACTGTTTGCTGCTTTGAAAGGGCTGCTGATACCGGTTCAGCGTGTTCCGGTGGAACGTATCAACCGCATTACCCGGAAAAATCATCAGGGAGTGGTTGCTTTCATTTCTTCTGTGACTTATCAGAAAACGGAAGATCTTGTTCCTTTCCTGTTCGAACAAGGGAAAAATCCGTTTTTTGTTATGCTCGACGGAGTGACCGATGTACGTAATTTCGGAGCCATTGCCCGTACCTGCGAATGTGCAGCTGTCGATGCAGTGATTATTCCGGCCCGCGGGAGTGCGTCTGTCAATGCTGATGCCGTGAAAACATCGGCAGGAGCGCTGCACACGCTGCCTGTGTGTCGTGAACAGAACCTTCGTTCAACGCTGCAATATCTGAAAGACAGTGGTTTCCGCATTGTAGCTGCTACCGAAAAAGGAGATTATGACTACACAAAAGCCGATTATACAGGACCGCTGTGCATCATCATGGGAGCGGAAGATACAGGAGTTTCTTATGATAACCTTGCGCTCTGCGACGAATGGGTGAAAATCCCGATGCTGGGCACTATCGAATCTTTGAATGTTTCCGTGGCTGCCGGTATCCTGGTTTACGAAGCTGTGAAACAAAGAAATAATGACTGA
- the recN gene encoding DNA repair protein RecN, with protein sequence MLRSLYIQNYALIEKLDISFETGFSVITGETGAGKSIILGAIGLLLGQRADVKAIRRGASKCIIEARFDIAAYGMRPFFEENELEYDEECILRREVQASGKSRAFINDTPASLAQMKELGEQLIDVHSQHQNLLLNKEGFQLNVLDLLAHNDAALEKYHLRYGEWKQTERELAELMSLAEKSRSDEDYIRFQLEQLEEAHLVEGEQEELEQEAETLSHAEEIKAGLYRVEQSFASDEGGLLSYLKDSLNTLNSLQRVYQPAKELTERMESAYIELKDISHEVSSQSDSVEFNPVRLEEVNERLNLIYSLQQKHRVQTLDELIALTDEYRSKLSDITSYDERIAELTVRKEEQYKQVKQQAELLTKARTKAAREVEKQLAARLIPLGMPNVRFQIEMGLKKEPGLHGEDTVNFLFSANKNGTLQNISSVASGGEIARVMLSIKALIAGAVKLPTIVFDEIDTGVSGEIADRMADMMQEMGDRNRQVISITHLPQIAARGRAHYKVYKKDSDTETNSHIRRLTDEERVEEIAHMLSGATLTEAALSNAKSLLTAK encoded by the coding sequence TTGTTACGTTCACTATACATTCAGAATTACGCGTTGATAGAAAAACTGGATATCAGTTTTGAAACAGGCTTTTCCGTTATAACAGGTGAAACGGGAGCCGGGAAATCAATTATTCTGGGAGCTATCGGACTCCTGCTGGGGCAGCGTGCCGATGTGAAAGCGATTCGTCGCGGAGCTTCCAAATGTATTATAGAGGCACGGTTCGATATTGCTGCCTACGGTATGCGTCCGTTTTTTGAAGAAAACGAATTGGAATATGATGAAGAGTGTATTTTGCGCCGTGAGGTACAGGCTTCCGGCAAAAGCAGGGCATTCATCAACGATACTCCCGCTTCACTGGCACAGATGAAAGAGCTGGGCGAACAGTTGATAGATGTACATTCTCAACATCAGAATCTGTTACTTAATAAAGAAGGATTCCAGTTGAACGTGCTTGATCTTTTGGCGCATAATGATGCAGCATTGGAGAAATACCATCTGCGTTATGGCGAATGGAAGCAGACAGAACGCGAATTGGCCGAATTAATGTCATTGGCAGAAAAAAGCCGTTCCGATGAAGATTATATCCGTTTCCAACTCGAGCAGCTCGAAGAGGCCCATCTTGTAGAAGGGGAGCAGGAGGAACTGGAGCAGGAAGCCGAAACACTAAGTCATGCAGAGGAAATTAAAGCCGGACTTTACCGGGTCGAACAGTCATTTGCCTCGGATGAAGGCGGATTGCTTTCTTACCTGAAAGATAGTCTGAATACGCTGAATAGCTTGCAAAGAGTCTATCAGCCTGCTAAGGAACTTACCGAACGTATGGAGAGCGCCTATATCGAATTGAAAGATATTTCGCACGAAGTTTCTTCGCAAAGTGATTCCGTTGAATTTAATCCGGTCCGCCTGGAAGAAGTGAACGAACGGCTGAATCTGATTTATTCCCTGCAACAGAAACATCGGGTACAGACTCTTGACGAGTTGATAGCGTTGACGGATGAATATCGTAGCAAATTGTCCGACATCACTTCATACGATGAGCGTATTGCCGAGCTGACCGTTCGTAAAGAGGAACAATATAAGCAAGTGAAACAACAAGCAGAACTGCTCACCAAAGCCCGTACGAAAGCTGCGCGTGAAGTAGAAAAGCAATTGGCAGCCCGCTTGATTCCGTTGGGCATGCCGAATGTTCGTTTCCAGATCGAAATGGGACTGAAGAAAGAACCGGGATTGCATGGAGAAGATACAGTCAACTTCCTGTTTTCTGCCAATAAGAACGGCACCTTGCAGAATATCTCGTCCGTAGCTTCGGGAGGTGAAATTGCCCGCGTCATGCTTTCTATCAAAGCATTGATTGCCGGAGCCGTGAAACTGCCGACTATCGTATTTGATGAAATAGATACCGGAGTCTCCGGTGAAATAGCCGACCGCATGGCGGACATGATGCAGGAAATGGGCGACCGGAACCGTCAGGTAATCAGCATCACCCACTTGCCGCAGATTGCAGCCCGCGGACGTGCACATTATAAAGTATATAAGAAAGACAGCGATACGGAAACCAACAGTCACATCCGCCGTCTCACCGATGAAGAACGAGTAGAGGAAATAGCTCACATGCTTAGTGGCGCCACTCTGACCGAGGCCGCCCTTAGCAATGCCAAATCCCTGCTTACCGCTAAGTAA
- the coaBC gene encoding bifunctional phosphopantothenoylcysteine decarboxylase/phosphopantothenate--cysteine ligase CoaBC encodes MLKGKKIILGITGSIAAYKACYIIRGLIKQGAEVQVVITPAGKEFITPITLSALTSKPVISEFFAQRDGTWNSHVDLGLWADAVLIAPATASTIGKMANGIADNMLITTYLSAKAPVFVAPAMDLDMFAHPATQKNLDILRSYGNHIIEPGTGELASHLVGKGRMEEPENIIRVLDEFFASSGELSGKKVMITAGPTYEKIDPVRFIGNYSSGKMGFALAEECARRGAQVTLITGPVQLKTQHSGIIRVDVESAEEMYKAAQAHFPDADAGILCAAVADYRPVTVADKKIKREKEEELTLHLRATQDIAASLGAIKRKQQCLVGFALETNNEQQNAEGKLERKNFDFIVLNSLNDAGAGFRHDTNKISIIDRKGRTDYPLKSKTEVAQDIIDRLVAALSPNF; translated from the coding sequence ATGCTAAAAGGAAAGAAAATAATTCTTGGAATTACCGGCAGTATTGCCGCGTACAAGGCTTGCTATATCATTCGTGGGCTGATAAAGCAAGGAGCGGAAGTGCAGGTCGTCATTACTCCGGCGGGAAAAGAATTTATTACTCCCATCACTCTTTCGGCGTTGACCAGCAAACCGGTCATCAGTGAGTTTTTTGCCCAACGTGACGGAACGTGGAACAGCCACGTCGATCTCGGTTTATGGGCGGATGCCGTATTGATTGCGCCGGCCACTGCCTCTACCATCGGTAAAATGGCCAACGGAATAGCCGACAATATGCTGATAACCACTTATCTTTCGGCAAAAGCTCCCGTGTTTGTTGCTCCGGCAATGGACCTCGATATGTTTGCTCATCCTGCCACCCAGAAAAATCTGGATATTCTGCGTTCATACGGTAATCATATTATCGAGCCGGGGACAGGAGAACTAGCCAGCCATCTGGTAGGGAAGGGGCGAATGGAAGAGCCGGAGAATATCATCCGGGTATTGGATGAATTCTTTGCTTCGAGCGGCGAACTGTCCGGAAAGAAAGTGATGATTACCGCCGGACCGACTTACGAAAAGATTGACCCGGTGCGTTTCATCGGCAATTATTCGTCCGGAAAGATGGGATTCGCGTTGGCAGAAGAATGTGCCCGTCGTGGAGCGCAAGTGACCTTGATTACAGGCCCTGTGCAACTCAAAACGCAACATTCTGGCATCATCCGTGTCGATGTCGAATCAGCTGAAGAGATGTACAAAGCAGCACAGGCTCATTTCCCGGATGCTGATGCCGGTATTCTTTGTGCGGCAGTAGCCGACTATCGTCCGGTAACAGTAGCCGATAAGAAGATTAAGCGGGAAAAAGAAGAAGAACTGACCCTGCATCTTCGGGCAACACAAGATATTGCTGCCTCTTTGGGAGCCATAAAAAGAAAACAACAATGCTTGGTTGGCTTTGCGCTCGAAACCAATAATGAGCAGCAGAATGCCGAAGGAAAGCTCGAACGCAAGAACTTCGATTTTATCGTGCTCAACTCGTTGAATGATGCTGGAGCCGGTTTCCGCCATGATACCAATAAGATAAGTATAATCGACAGGAAAGGTCGTACAGACTATCCTTTGAAGTCGAAAACGGAAGTAGCTCAAGACATCATTGATCGTCTGGTAGCCGCCCTGTCTCCCAATTTTTAA
- a CDS encoding 3'-5' exonuclease: MKLNLKNPIVFFDLETTGTNINTDRIVEICYLKVYPNGNEEAKTLRINPEMHIPEASSAIHGIYDADVADCPTFKEVAKNIARDIEGCDLAGFNSNRFDIPVLAEEFLRVGVDIDMTKRKFVDVQVIFHKMEQRTLSAAYKFYCDKNLEDAHTAEADTRATYEVLKAQLDRYSDLQNDIAFLADYSSFSKNVDFAGRMVYDDNGVEVFNFGKYKGMSVAEVLKKDPGYYSWILNSDFTLNTKAVLTKIRLREMSNLITK, encoded by the coding sequence ATGAAATTAAACCTGAAAAACCCCATTGTTTTCTTTGATTTAGAAACAACAGGAACCAATATCAACACAGACCGAATTGTTGAAATCTGCTATCTGAAAGTATATCCGAATGGAAATGAAGAAGCGAAGACATTACGTATCAATCCTGAAATGCATATTCCGGAAGCATCCTCTGCTATACATGGCATTTATGATGCCGACGTGGCAGATTGTCCTACTTTTAAAGAAGTAGCGAAAAACATAGCCCGAGACATTGAAGGTTGCGATTTGGCAGGATTTAATTCCAACCGTTTTGATATTCCTGTTCTTGCCGAAGAGTTTCTTCGTGTCGGAGTGGATATTGATATGACAAAACGTAAATTTGTAGACGTACAGGTCATCTTCCACAAAATGGAACAACGCACCCTGTCTGCTGCCTACAAGTTCTATTGCGACAAGAATCTGGAAGACGCGCACACTGCCGAAGCAGATACACGGGCTACGTACGAAGTGCTGAAAGCACAGCTCGACCGTTATTCCGATCTTCAGAATGATATTGCGTTCCTGGCAGATTATTCAAGCTTCAGCAAGAATGTCGATTTTGCCGGACGCATGGTGTACGATGATAACGGAGTAGAAGTGTTCAACTTCGGAAAATATAAGGGAATGTCTGTAGCCGAGGTTTTGAAGAAAGATCCCGGATACTACAGTTGGATTTTGAATAGTGACTTCACGCTGAACACCAAGGCGGTATTGACAAAAATCCGCTTGCGTGAAATGAGTAATTTGATTACAAAATAA